The following are encoded together in the Pseudoalteromonas shioyasakiensis genome:
- the leuB gene encoding 3-isopropylmalate dehydrogenase: protein MSQSNYSIAVLAGDGIGPEVMAAAETVLDAVSEKFGFTLTRHHHAIGGAAIDEFGQALPQSTLSACENADAILFGSVGGPKWENLPPNEQPERASLLPLRKHFGLFCNLRPAQLLPALSAASPLRADISAQGFDILCVRELTGGIYFGEKGRSGEGEQEAAFDTQTYSRKEIERIARFAFEAAKLRSNHVTSVDKANVLATSVLWREVVSEVSKDYPEVSLDYIYVDNAAMQLVKQPSQFDVLLCDNLFGDILSDECAMITGSMGLLPSASLNQSGFGLYEPAGGSAPDIAGKGVANPIAQILSAALMLRYSLGQDEAARTIEKAVAEAVEAGVGTPDIYPNAGYTTSDVAAAIVARI from the coding sequence ATGAGTCAATCGAATTACAGTATCGCAGTATTAGCAGGCGACGGGATTGGTCCAGAAGTTATGGCAGCAGCAGAAACCGTCTTGGATGCTGTAAGCGAAAAGTTTGGTTTTACTTTGACTCGTCATCACCACGCGATTGGTGGTGCTGCTATTGATGAGTTTGGTCAGGCGCTACCACAAAGCACACTGAGCGCTTGTGAAAATGCCGATGCGATTTTATTTGGCTCGGTAGGTGGCCCTAAGTGGGAAAACTTACCACCGAATGAGCAACCAGAGCGAGCTTCACTGTTGCCACTGCGTAAGCATTTTGGTTTGTTCTGTAATTTACGCCCAGCACAATTACTACCAGCACTAAGCGCTGCGTCACCGCTTCGTGCAGATATCAGTGCACAAGGCTTTGATATCTTATGTGTTCGCGAGCTAACAGGCGGTATTTATTTCGGTGAAAAAGGCCGCAGTGGCGAAGGGGAACAAGAAGCCGCTTTCGATACCCAAACATATTCACGTAAAGAAATTGAGCGCATCGCACGCTTTGCATTTGAAGCCGCTAAGCTGCGTAGTAATCATGTTACCTCGGTTGATAAAGCGAATGTGTTAGCGACCAGCGTACTTTGGCGTGAAGTGGTCTCTGAAGTGAGCAAAGACTACCCAGAGGTAAGCCTTGACTACATTTATGTTGATAACGCGGCAATGCAGTTAGTTAAACAGCCAAGTCAGTTTGATGTATTACTTTGTGATAACTTATTTGGCGATATTTTGTCTGATGAATGCGCGATGATCACAGGCTCTATGGGCTTATTACCATCAGCGAGTTTGAATCAGTCTGGCTTTGGTTTGTATGAGCCAGCTGGTGGCTCTGCACCAGATATCGCGGGTAAAGGGGTGGCAAACCCTATCGCACAAATTTTAAGTGCTGCGCTTATGCTGCGTTACTCACTAGGTCAAGATGAAGCGGCTCGTACGATTGAAAAAGCGGTAGCAGAAGCGGTTGAAGCCGGTGTCGGTACGCCAGATATCTACCCAAATGCAGGGTACACCACCAGTGATGTTGCTGCGGCAATTGTGGCACGTATTTAA
- the leuA gene encoding 2-isopropylmalate synthase, which translates to MKDKVWIFDTTLRDGEQALKASLTEDDKIQLAHTISRLNVDVMEVGFPVSSPADFRSVQRIATEVKGPIICGLARAVAKDIEACGEALRPAEQGRIHTFIATSPLHLEHKLRMSLDDATAMAVKSIKLARNYTDDVEFSCEDAGRTPHWDLCRIVESAIDAGASTINLPDTVGYVTPDEYAAMIHHLMNNVPNIDKARLSVHCHNDLGLAVANSIAAVQAGARQIECTINGIGERAGNCSLEEVAMIMKMREDHLKVHTDIRSEEIYRASRQVAKICNMPVQPNKAIVGENAFAHSSGIHQDGVLKAQNTYEIMSPESVGVPNNQLNMTSRSGRHVIEHRLEELGYQKSDYDMDSLYTSFLALADQKGTVYDYDLEAMIYFNQIKDKDEKYQLEFVNSTSNSQSVASSTIGMTIDGESKQEAATGNGPVEASFLAIERLTGMSVEMIEYNLEATGQGASSLGQVNIIAKYDGRPYHGAGIAADVVEASVRAMIRVYNLIYRAQKVSDLKQQRKAG; encoded by the coding sequence ATGAAAGATAAGGTTTGGATTTTTGACACAACGTTACGTGATGGTGAGCAAGCATTAAAAGCAAGCCTAACCGAAGACGACAAAATTCAACTTGCGCATACCATTAGCCGCTTAAATGTGGATGTAATGGAAGTGGGTTTTCCGGTATCTAGCCCGGCAGATTTTCGCTCTGTACAGCGAATTGCGACTGAAGTGAAAGGGCCGATTATTTGTGGCTTAGCACGTGCTGTAGCAAAAGATATTGAAGCATGTGGTGAAGCGCTTCGCCCGGCGGAGCAAGGCCGTATTCATACATTTATTGCAACCAGCCCATTACACCTTGAACACAAATTACGTATGAGCTTAGACGATGCAACAGCAATGGCTGTTAAGTCGATTAAACTTGCACGTAACTACACGGATGACGTTGAGTTTTCGTGTGAAGATGCAGGTCGTACACCGCATTGGGATTTATGCCGTATCGTTGAAAGTGCCATTGATGCGGGTGCATCAACTATCAACTTACCTGACACCGTAGGCTATGTAACGCCAGACGAATACGCTGCAATGATCCATCACTTAATGAACAATGTGCCAAATATCGACAAGGCGCGTTTAAGCGTGCATTGCCATAACGATTTAGGTTTAGCGGTTGCTAACTCAATCGCAGCGGTACAAGCCGGTGCTCGTCAAATCGAATGTACGATTAATGGTATTGGTGAGCGTGCAGGTAACTGCTCGCTTGAAGAAGTGGCGATGATCATGAAGATGCGTGAAGACCACTTAAAAGTGCATACCGATATTCGCAGTGAAGAAATTTACCGTGCTTCGCGTCAAGTCGCGAAGATTTGTAATATGCCAGTGCAACCAAACAAAGCAATTGTTGGTGAAAACGCCTTTGCACACAGCTCAGGGATCCACCAAGACGGCGTATTAAAAGCACAAAACACTTACGAAATTATGTCGCCAGAAAGTGTTGGTGTACCAAATAACCAATTAAACATGACTTCGCGTTCAGGTCGCCATGTTATTGAGCATCGTTTAGAAGAGTTAGGCTATCAAAAATCTGATTACGATATGGATAGCTTATACACCAGCTTCTTAGCATTAGCAGACCAAAAAGGCACTGTGTATGACTACGACTTAGAAGCGATGATTTACTTTAATCAAATCAAAGATAAAGACGAGAAGTATCAACTTGAGTTTGTTAACTCTACGTCTAACTCACAATCGGTGGCGAGCTCAACAATCGGCATGACAATTGATGGTGAGTCTAAGCAAGAGGCAGCAACAGGTAATGGCCCTGTCGAAGCATCATTCTTAGCAATTGAGCGCTTAACGGGTATGTCGGTTGAAATGATTGAATATAACCTAGAAGCAACAGGCCAAGGTGCCAGCTCGCTAGGACAAGTGAATATTATCGCTAAATACGATGGTCGCCCTTATCACGGCGCGGGCATTGCAGCGGATGTGGTTGAAGCGTCGGTACGCGCCATGATCCGCGTTTATAACTTAATTTATCGTGCACAAAAAGTGTCTGATTTAAAACAACAGAGGAAAGCAGGATGA
- the fabR gene encoding HTH-type transcriptional repressor FabR, whose translation MSGVRAQQKQKTRQALIEAAFNQLSADHSFSNLSLREVAREAGIAPTSFYRHFKDMNELGLTMVDEAGLTLRQLMRQARRRIESGGSVITTSIVTFMEFIDNSSNQFRLLLRERSGTSKAFRAAVAREIKHFILELAHYLESETPCDPTHAYIQAEAMVTLVFNAGAEALDIEGAQREELVERLIWQLRYIARGATLYVRDSNQSQKLI comes from the coding sequence ATGTCGGGTGTTAGAGCGCAACAGAAACAAAAAACACGACAAGCACTAATCGAGGCTGCATTCAATCAATTGAGTGCCGATCATAGTTTTTCTAATTTAAGCTTGCGTGAAGTTGCCCGTGAAGCAGGGATTGCACCCACCTCTTTTTACCGCCACTTTAAAGACATGAATGAGCTCGGTTTGACCATGGTTGATGAAGCTGGTTTAACACTTCGCCAGCTTATGCGCCAAGCGCGCCGCCGTATTGAGAGTGGTGGTAGTGTGATCACGACATCAATCGTGACCTTTATGGAGTTTATCGATAACTCGAGCAACCAATTTAGATTGTTATTGCGTGAGCGCTCAGGAACTTCAAAAGCATTTCGTGCTGCGGTTGCTCGTGAAATTAAACATTTCATTTTAGAGCTTGCGCATTACCTTGAAAGCGAAACACCATGCGACCCAACTCATGCATACATTCAAGCCGAAGCTATGGTGACTTTAGTATTTAATGCCGGTGCCGAAGCCCTCGATATTGAAGGGGCACAACGCGAAGAGCTGGTTGAGCGTTTGATCTGGCAATTACGTTATATTGCTCGCGGTGCCACTTTATACGTGCGTGATAGTAATCAATCGCAAAAGTTAATCTAA
- a CDS encoding acyl-CoA desaturase — protein MKKPPIIWTNVLFFSLTFLAAITLVPWYGFSYGYTSTQWIAFVGCMFYAGLSITAGYHRLWAHKAYDVHPVIEVIFALGGAFALQNSALHWSSDHRIHHGQVDDPIKDPYAATNGFWYSHIGWMLRDYQGEQYGNYSNCRDLQKNKVVMWQHRHYMKLVVATNFGIPLLLGLMLGDVWGMLLLVGLLRLVLSQHFTFFINSLAHIWGSRPYTEKNTARDNGFLALFTYGEGYHNFHHIFASDYRNGIKWYHYDPTKWMIRSLAAIGLASKLKRTPIERIEKAKAETLMNKTQGRLAKLPLAQDKLTLLQSEYDLLLKKLQHFCALQKRVLEIKRNKMMKQCEKSALMTQYHELEAAWENQKQAWLALNARLLKASFS, from the coding sequence ATGAAAAAACCACCGATTATTTGGACCAATGTGCTATTTTTTAGCCTTACATTTTTGGCCGCGATCACCCTTGTTCCTTGGTATGGCTTTAGCTACGGATACACCAGTACACAGTGGATAGCCTTTGTTGGCTGTATGTTCTACGCCGGACTTTCTATTACTGCAGGTTATCACCGTTTATGGGCACACAAAGCCTATGATGTGCACCCTGTTATTGAAGTGATTTTTGCCTTAGGTGGTGCTTTTGCTCTACAAAACAGTGCCTTGCACTGGAGTAGCGATCACCGTATTCACCATGGTCAAGTTGATGATCCAATCAAAGACCCTTACGCCGCCACTAATGGCTTTTGGTATAGCCACATCGGTTGGATGCTGCGCGATTATCAAGGCGAGCAATATGGTAACTACAGTAACTGCCGTGACTTACAAAAAAACAAAGTCGTTATGTGGCAACACCGTCACTATATGAAGTTAGTCGTCGCGACAAATTTTGGTATTCCTTTACTACTTGGTTTAATGCTTGGCGATGTATGGGGCATGTTATTACTGGTTGGTTTACTGCGCTTAGTATTGAGCCAGCACTTTACCTTTTTTATCAACTCGCTGGCACATATCTGGGGCTCACGCCCGTACACAGAAAAAAACACCGCCCGTGATAATGGTTTTTTAGCGCTATTCACATACGGTGAAGGCTATCATAACTTCCACCACATTTTTGCTAGCGACTATCGCAATGGCATTAAGTGGTATCACTATGATCCTACTAAGTGGATGATCCGCTCTTTAGCGGCAATCGGCCTTGCTTCAAAACTAAAGCGCACACCGATTGAGCGAATCGAAAAAGCCAAAGCAGAAACCTTGATGAATAAGACTCAAGGTCGCCTTGCAAAATTGCCTTTAGCGCAAGATAAGCTTACATTGTTACAATCTGAGTACGATTTACTGCTGAAAAAACTGCAACACTTCTGTGCCTTGCAAAAACGCGTGTTAGAAATCAAACGTAATAAAATGATGAAACAGTGTGAAAAATCAGCATTAATGACACAATATCACGAGCTTGAAGCCGCTTGGGAAAACCAAAAGCAGGCTTGGCTTGCACTAAATGCGAGGTTGTTAAAAGCCTCTTTTAGTTAA
- the sthA gene encoding Si-specific NAD(P)(+) transhydrogenase: protein MAKQQVKQKDTPSYQYDAIIIGTGPGGEGTAMNLSKSNKKVAVIERQEAVGGGCVHWGTIPSKALRHSVSRYIEYKANPLFNISERPNRLTFPDILHHASNVISKQSNLRSSFYERNRIHMYQGDAEFIDKHTIKVTHLDGSFETLTAQTIVIATGSRPYRPPGVDFKHPRIYDSDTILGLEDDPHRVLIYGAGVIGCEYASIFKGLGAKVDLVNTRDRLLAFMDAEISDALSYHFWNSGIVIRHNEEFDRVETRDDCVVMHLKSGKRVKADCILFANGRTGNTDTLNLEAVGLKADGRGQLKVNETYQTEVDNIYAVGDVIGYPSLASAAFDQGRIAADAIACGNCDEKLIIDIPAGIYTIPEMSSVGKTEQELTAAKVPYEVGRAQFKHLARAQIAGTEVGSLKILFHVDTKEVLGVHCFGERASEIVHIGQAIMEQKNGGNNIDYFVNTTFNYPTMAEAYRVAALNGLNRLFK from the coding sequence GTGGCCAAACAACAAGTAAAGCAAAAAGATACTCCATCTTATCAATATGATGCGATCATCATAGGTACAGGTCCTGGCGGTGAAGGTACCGCCATGAACCTATCTAAAAGTAATAAGAAAGTCGCTGTTATTGAGCGTCAAGAAGCGGTAGGCGGCGGTTGTGTGCACTGGGGTACTATTCCTTCAAAAGCATTGCGTCATTCTGTAAGCCGTTATATTGAATATAAAGCAAATCCGCTATTTAATATCAGCGAGCGCCCTAACCGCTTAACTTTCCCAGATATATTGCACCACGCAAGTAACGTCATTTCAAAGCAATCTAATTTACGCAGCAGCTTTTATGAGCGTAATCGCATTCATATGTATCAAGGTGACGCTGAGTTTATTGATAAACACACCATTAAAGTGACGCACCTAGACGGTTCGTTTGAAACTCTTACTGCACAAACAATCGTTATTGCTACTGGCTCGCGCCCTTACCGTCCACCAGGTGTAGACTTTAAACACCCACGTATTTACGACAGCGATACCATTTTAGGCCTTGAAGATGACCCTCATCGTGTGCTGATTTATGGTGCCGGTGTAATTGGTTGTGAGTATGCCTCTATTTTTAAAGGCTTAGGTGCCAAAGTTGATCTGGTGAATACCCGCGACCGCCTACTTGCCTTTATGGATGCAGAAATTTCAGATGCTCTGAGCTATCACTTTTGGAATAGCGGTATTGTTATTCGCCATAATGAAGAGTTTGATCGCGTAGAAACTCGCGATGATTGTGTGGTAATGCACTTAAAATCAGGTAAGCGCGTAAAAGCTGACTGTATTTTATTTGCCAATGGCCGTACGGGTAACACAGACACACTCAACCTTGAAGCCGTGGGCTTAAAAGCAGATGGTCGTGGCCAGCTTAAGGTGAACGAAACATACCAAACAGAAGTCGATAACATTTATGCTGTAGGTGATGTCATTGGTTACCCAAGCCTTGCCAGTGCGGCATTTGACCAAGGCCGTATTGCAGCCGATGCGATTGCATGTGGTAATTGCGATGAGAAGCTGATCATTGATATTCCAGCAGGTATTTATACGATCCCTGAAATGAGCTCAGTGGGTAAAACAGAGCAAGAATTAACAGCTGCAAAGGTCCCTTACGAGGTAGGCCGTGCTCAATTTAAGCATTTAGCGCGTGCACAAATTGCAGGCACCGAGGTAGGTAGCTTAAAGATTTTATTCCATGTTGATACCAAAGAAGTACTGGGTGTGCACTGCTTCGGTGAGCGTGCCTCTGAAATCGTTCACATCGGTCAAGCTATTATGGAGCAAAAGAACGGCGGCAATAACATTGATTACTTTGTAAATACCACGTTCAACTACCCGACCATGGCTGAAGCCTATCGCGTAGCTGCACTAAATGGTTTAAATCGTTTGTTTAAGTAA
- the hemE gene encoding uroporphyrinogen decarboxylase: MSELKNDRYLRALQKQPVDVTPVWMMRQAGRYLPEYRATRAQAGDFMSLCKNAELACEVTLQPLRRYPLDAAILFSDILTIPDAMGLGLYFETGEGPKFERPISSLADVKKIPNIDPTDELGYVMNAVSTIRRELKGEVPLIGFSGSPWTLATYMVEGGSSKTFGKIKKMAFAEPQTLHLLLDKLADSVIDYLNAQVKAGAQSLMVFDSWGGVLSPRDYNEFSLQYMHKIVDGLIREHDGRKVPVTLFTKNGGQWIEAIAATGCDAVGLDWTINIGDAKRRVGDKVALQGNMDPAMLHGTPERIRQEVATILEDFGTGSGHVFNLGHGITPDVDPENAGVFINAVHEFSGKYHK, from the coding sequence ATGAGCGAATTAAAAAACGATCGTTATTTACGTGCACTACAAAAGCAACCTGTTGATGTCACACCGGTATGGATGATGCGCCAAGCTGGCCGTTATTTACCTGAATACCGTGCTACACGTGCCCAAGCAGGCGACTTTATGAGTTTATGTAAAAACGCTGAACTTGCTTGTGAAGTAACGTTACAGCCATTACGTCGTTATCCGCTTGATGCTGCAATTCTATTCAGTGATATTTTAACTATTCCTGATGCTATGGGCCTAGGTCTTTACTTCGAAACAGGTGAAGGTCCGAAATTTGAACGTCCGATTTCTTCATTAGCAGATGTTAAAAAAATCCCAAATATCGATCCAACTGATGAGCTTGGTTATGTGATGAATGCGGTAAGTACGATTCGTCGCGAATTAAAAGGTGAAGTACCGCTAATTGGTTTCTCTGGTTCACCTTGGACACTTGCCACTTACATGGTTGAAGGTGGTAGCAGCAAAACATTTGGTAAAATCAAGAAAATGGCCTTCGCGGAGCCACAAACACTGCACCTATTACTTGATAAATTAGCGGACTCAGTAATTGACTATTTAAACGCGCAAGTTAAAGCGGGCGCGCAATCGTTAATGGTATTTGACTCATGGGGCGGTGTATTAAGCCCACGTGACTACAATGAGTTTTCATTACAGTACATGCACAAGATTGTTGATGGCTTAATTCGCGAACACGATGGCCGTAAAGTGCCAGTGACGTTATTTACTAAAAATGGTGGTCAGTGGATTGAAGCAATTGCAGCAACAGGCTGTGATGCAGTAGGCCTAGACTGGACTATTAACATCGGTGATGCAAAACGTCGTGTTGGCGACAAAGTAGCGCTGCAAGGCAACATGGACCCTGCAATGCTGCATGGCACGCCTGAGCGTATTCGCCAAGAAGTTGCCACTATCCTAGAAGACTTTGGTACAGGCTCAGGCCATGTATTCAACCTAGGTCACGGTATTACACCAGATGTAGACCCAGAAAACGCAGGTGTATTTATCAACGCTGTTCATGAATTCAGTGGTAAATACCACAAATAA
- the rsd gene encoding sigma D regulator, translated as MLTRLEKAQQKWGGSHSVIDKWLTERQELLVLFCRIAGFSPYEKKDHALPDQLQIQNFCQILMDYLSAGHFEIYDDIAKACEEKGPESEKLANALYPRISETTDVALDFNDKYAEVDKDDLLDEFDKDLSILGEALELRFELEDELIDNLYSNHTS; from the coding sequence ATGCTGACGCGTTTGGAAAAAGCTCAACAAAAATGGGGTGGTAGTCACTCTGTAATCGACAAATGGCTCACAGAACGTCAAGAGCTGCTTGTGTTGTTCTGCCGTATTGCAGGCTTTTCACCGTACGAAAAGAAAGATCACGCCCTTCCTGATCAGCTGCAAATTCAAAACTTTTGCCAAATTCTGATGGATTACCTTTCTGCTGGCCATTTCGAAATTTACGACGACATTGCCAAAGCGTGTGAAGAAAAAGGTCCTGAGAGCGAAAAGCTGGCTAATGCCTTATACCCACGCATTTCTGAAACCACAGATGTAGCGCTCGACTTTAACGACAAATACGCAGAAGTTGACAAAGATGACTTACTTGATGAGTTTGATAAAGACCTATCAATCTTAGGCGAAGCACTTGAACTGCGCTTTGAACTAGAAGATGAGTTAATCGATAACTTATATTCTAATCACACCAGCTAA
- a CDS encoding S66 peptidase family protein produces MNKRSFLKSLSILAAGASLTSAPLMAAQNSSNQTLIKPKALPKGGTIGVCSPSAATAAHADIILAKGVIEALGYKAKLAPNILARRGHLAGTDTMRAGDLNSLFSDKEVDAILCLRGGSGAARILPLLDYGMIRNNPKPLMGYSDITALHNALLSQAGLISFHGPNASSDWNPFHVTQFKNMFEARKLMHFQNLPKADDELVNTQYLTQSITPGKATGRLIGGNLTVLTALAGSNYLPDFNGAILFLEDIDEAPYRIDRMMSTLKLMGALDKIAGFVFGDCNDCKPGRGYGSLTLDDIFTDYIKPLGIPAYRGAMIGHIKRQFILPVGTVVELDADSGTLKMKEAAFS; encoded by the coding sequence ATGAATAAACGGTCATTTTTAAAGTCACTTTCAATTCTTGCCGCTGGCGCAAGTTTAACATCAGCTCCCTTAATGGCGGCACAGAATAGCAGTAACCAAACATTAATTAAGCCAAAAGCTCTTCCTAAAGGCGGTACGATTGGTGTGTGTAGCCCTTCAGCTGCCACTGCTGCGCACGCTGATATCATATTAGCAAAGGGCGTTATAGAAGCACTGGGTTACAAGGCTAAACTTGCACCAAACATTTTAGCAAGACGTGGGCATTTAGCTGGCACTGATACAATGCGAGCCGGCGACTTAAATAGTTTATTCAGCGACAAAGAGGTTGATGCCATTTTGTGTTTACGTGGCGGTTCTGGTGCTGCGCGTATTTTACCTTTGCTCGACTACGGGATGATCCGTAACAACCCAAAACCTTTGATGGGCTATTCAGATATTACCGCTCTTCACAACGCGTTACTGTCTCAAGCTGGGTTAATCAGCTTTCATGGCCCAAATGCATCGAGTGACTGGAATCCGTTTCATGTTACGCAATTTAAGAACATGTTCGAAGCGCGTAAGCTAATGCATTTCCAAAACTTACCAAAAGCCGATGATGAGCTTGTTAACACTCAGTACCTGACCCAATCGATTACACCAGGTAAAGCCACTGGACGATTAATAGGAGGCAACTTAACAGTACTGACAGCCCTCGCAGGCTCAAATTATTTACCTGACTTTAATGGCGCAATTCTATTTTTAGAAGATATCGACGAAGCACCGTATCGAATTGACAGGATGATGAGCACACTAAAACTCATGGGCGCACTGGATAAGATTGCAGGCTTTGTATTTGGCGATTGTAATGACTGTAAGCCTGGCCGTGGTTATGGCTCTTTAACCCTTGACGATATTTTTACAGATTATATAAAACCGCTGGGAATTCCTGCTTATCGTGGGGCCATGATTGGCCATATTAAGCGCCAATTTATCCTGCCTGTTGGTACGGTGGTTGAGCTTGATGCAGATAGTGGCACATTAAAAATGAAAGAAGCGGCATTTAGTTAA
- the fkpA gene encoding FKBP-type peptidyl-prolyl cis-trans isomerase, translating into MRKTIKLSLIAASVLALTACNQEAKKEQQVEVKLETEAQQQAYGIGASVGNFLNQDLADKKALGVELDEALLKRGFEDALAGNAKLDDEKIREVLTALDQSIRTKQQEKAKVESEKSKAEGEKYLAENAKKEGVTVTESGLQYEVITEGEGEKPVATDVVKVHYKGTLLDGTEFDSSYSRNEPTTFPLNRVIPGWTEGLQLMPVGSKYKFTIPSELAYGERDLGKIPANSTLVFEVELLEIQSDEKAVPAE; encoded by the coding sequence ATGAGAAAGACGATTAAATTGTCATTGATTGCAGCGTCAGTTTTAGCGCTTACAGCTTGTAATCAGGAAGCAAAAAAAGAACAGCAAGTTGAAGTTAAACTAGAGACTGAAGCTCAACAACAAGCATACGGTATTGGTGCATCTGTTGGTAATTTCTTAAACCAAGACCTTGCTGATAAAAAAGCGCTAGGTGTTGAATTAGACGAAGCACTTCTTAAGCGTGGTTTTGAAGACGCACTAGCGGGTAACGCTAAACTTGATGACGAAAAAATTCGTGAAGTGTTAACGGCGCTTGATCAAAGCATTCGCACTAAACAACAAGAAAAAGCGAAAGTAGAATCTGAAAAGAGCAAAGCTGAAGGCGAAAAATACCTAGCTGAAAACGCGAAGAAAGAAGGCGTTACAGTAACTGAATCTGGCCTACAGTACGAAGTGATTACTGAAGGTGAAGGCGAAAAGCCAGTAGCAACTGACGTTGTTAAAGTTCACTACAAAGGCACTTTATTAGACGGTACTGAGTTCGATAGCTCTTACTCACGTAACGAACCAACCACTTTCCCACTTAACCGTGTGATCCCAGGTTGGACTGAAGGTTTACAATTAATGCCAGTTGGCTCTAAGTACAAGTTCACTATTCCATCTGAACTTGCATACGGTGAGCGTGATCTTGGTAAGATCCCTGCAAATTCAACGCTTGTTTTCGAAGTAGAATTACTTGAAATCCAAAGCGATGAAAAAGCTGTACCAGCTGAGTAA
- a CDS encoding WD40 repeat domain-containing protein: MSIFRTFLYLLSLCLVVACSEQHEQSTARYEHAAKGAFASALSHDGKYSLISSIHHGVALWDNQQQVLKYQWFQQQNQDSLVHTVAISFDNSHAVTAEKSTFAVWDIATGNNTGYYKIHASTIRDIAISNQGRSVLYGRADGVVVYLDLESGRRIEFLGHQEKVNVVDLSPNGHYAISGSNDYVAYFWDTRTGQVIHRFNHPSRVTQVALDPQGRYAFTADSMKQANVWQLTTGDLVSKLAYIARQKIFTAVRFNDEGTLIATGSPNRLVDLWQLESGKKLQTWQVIPREGSRPKSAVVLDVAFTDNNQALLTESSSGFAESFNLRESNEYN, translated from the coding sequence ATGTCGATATTTCGTACTTTTTTGTATCTGCTCAGCCTTTGCTTAGTTGTAGCCTGCTCTGAGCAACATGAGCAATCAACTGCACGCTATGAGCATGCGGCTAAAGGTGCCTTCGCCTCCGCGCTGTCGCACGATGGTAAATACAGCTTAATCTCATCAATACACCATGGGGTCGCACTGTGGGATAATCAACAACAGGTGCTAAAATACCAATGGTTCCAACAACAAAATCAAGATAGCTTGGTTCATACTGTTGCTATCTCGTTCGACAATAGCCATGCAGTTACCGCTGAGAAGTCCACCTTTGCAGTGTGGGACATTGCCACGGGCAACAACACAGGTTATTACAAAATACACGCCTCAACAATTCGAGATATCGCGATAAGTAACCAAGGGCGCAGTGTGTTATATGGCCGCGCCGACGGTGTAGTCGTTTACCTCGACTTAGAGAGTGGCAGGCGCATAGAGTTCCTTGGCCACCAAGAAAAAGTCAATGTTGTTGACCTTTCACCTAACGGTCACTACGCCATTAGCGGCTCAAATGACTATGTTGCTTACTTTTGGGACACTCGTACAGGGCAAGTGATCCATCGCTTTAATCACCCAAGTCGCGTTACTCAAGTTGCCCTTGATCCACAAGGTCGTTACGCATTTACCGCAGACAGTATGAAGCAAGCAAATGTATGGCAACTGACTACAGGTGATCTTGTTAGCAAACTGGCGTATATTGCGCGTCAGAAAATTTTTACCGCCGTCCGTTTTAACGATGAAGGCACTTTAATTGCCACCGGATCACCCAATCGATTGGTTGATTTATGGCAGCTAGAGTCAGGTAAAAAATTACAAACGTGGCAAGTAATCCCTCGAGAAGGAAGCCGCCCAAAATCAGCCGTGGTGTTAGATGTTGCGTTTACTGATAACAACCAAGCGTTATTAACCGAAAGCTCCAGCGGATTCGCTGAAAGTTTTAATCTAAGAGAATCAAATGAATACAATTGA